The sequence ACCGAATATCCTTCTTTGGTTCGCGGTGGTCACAATGTCATGCAGGTTTCCATTTCCCCGGAAAAAGTCACTTCCGCTTTTCAGCCTACTAATTTATTGGTTGCTTTAAACCAAGATACGATTGATTTTCATTTTGAAGAACTAACCGATGATGCCATTTTGCTATTTGATAAAGATAAAAACCTTGATACCAGCAAAGTTAAAAGCTCGGTTAAGCTATGCCCAGTTCCTTTATCTCAGATTGTTAAAGACCTGGGTGGTCCGGAAATTATGAGCAATACTGTGGCTTTAGGCGCTAGCTTAGCCTTGATGGGCGGTGACCTCAAACATTTAAAAGATTTGATCACTGAGGAATTTGGTCATAAAAAAGCTGAAGTCATTGAACTTAATCACAAAGGGGTTGAGCAAGGTTACGACTACGCAGCCAAAGAATATAAAAATTGTTGTGGTAAGGTTTTGGAACCTAGAGCAAGCCAAGAAAAACTGATGGTGGTTAATGGCAATCAGACCGCTGCTTTCGGAGCTATTGCTGCTGGCTTGCAGTTTGCGGCTATTTACCCCATGACTCCAACTTCTAATATTTTACACACACTAGCTCCCTTGCAAGAAAAGTATGACTTTATTTATAAACAACCTGAAGATGAAATTGCCGCTATCAATATGGCCTTAGGTGCTGCTCATGCTGGTGCTCGGTCCATGGTGGCAACTTCTGGCGGTGGTTTTTGTCTAATGAGTGAAACCTATGGTTTGGCAGGGTTATCAGAAACTCCGGTCGTCATAGTTGAGGGTATGCGCGGCGCTCCGGCTACCGGTATTCCCACTTGGACTGAGCAAGGTGATTTGAAAATGGTTGTCTCAGCTCATCAAGGCGATTTTCCCAGAATTGTTTTAGCAGCTGGTGATGGTCAAGAAACCTTTGAGCTCACCATGAAAGCCTTTAACCTAGCTGATAAATACCAAACCCCAGTAATTTTAATCATTGATAAACATATTTGCGAAAATGACGAAAGCTACCCGGCTTTTGATTACAGCTCCTGGCAACTAGATCGAGGCAAATTTACTAGAGAAAAAATGGAAAACTTCAAACGCTTTGCCCTTTCTGATGATGGGATTTCTTTGCGTAGCGCCGCTGGGACTGGTAACTACTATTTAGCCAATTCTGATGAGCATGATGAAATTGGTTATTCCAATGAAGAAATTGATAACCGCAATGCGCAAATGAAAAAGCGTATGACCAAGCTGCAGACTTGTATTAAAGAAGATATGGAAGAGCCTAAGCTTTATGGGCCACAAGAAGCTGACATTACCCTAGTTTCCTGGGGTAGTAATAAAGGAGCTATTTTAGAAACTCTGAAAGATTTTCCTAACGTCAACTTTTTGCACCTGACTTGGGTCAGTCCGTTCCCAACCGAAGCAGTTAAACGTCATTTAGACAAAGCTAAATATGTCATCAATATCGAATGTAACTATTCGGCCCAAATGGCCAGTATTATCCGAGAAAAAACCGGTATTGAGATTTTAGATCATTTGCTTAAATACGACGGTCGTCCCATTTATCCAGAAGAGATTGCTGCCAAAATTACTAGTGTTTTGAAAAAATAGTATGAACCCAGCTGACTTAAACACACCTATCCAACCCAATTTTTGCCCAGGCTGCGGTAACTTTGGTATTATGGCTGCTTTTAAAGCTGCCGCTGCCAAAGAAGGTTGGGACAGTAGTAATACGGCCTTAACCGCTGGGATTGGTTGTCATGGCCATATCCTAAACTTTACCCACATTACTGGTTTTGAAGGCTTACATGGCCGCAGCGTGCCTCTAGCTACCGGTATTAAACTAGCCAATAAAGATCTGAATGTGTTTGCCTTTTGTGGTGATGGAGACTGTCTTGGTGAAGGTGGCGATCATTATATCCATGTCTGCCGACGTAACCATGACATTACGATCATTCTGCATGACAATGCTATTTATGGCCTGACTACCGGCCAAACTTCACCCGCCTCACCTCATGGTTTTGTGTCTAAATCCACTCCGGATGGTAATTTAGACTGGCCGTTTAATCCCTTAATTTTGGCTATTGGCGCCGGTGCTACTTTTGTGGCTCGAGGCTTTAGTAATGATTTGCAGCAACTGACAGAGCTGATTATTAAAGCCAATAACCATAGAGGCATTGCTATTGTTGATATTTTGCAACCTTGCATTACGTTTAACAGCAAAGCTTTCCCTTTGAATTTTTATCAAGAAAATACATATTATTTACCCGAAAGTTATGATTCAACAGATAAAGAAGCTGCTTTTGCCAAAGCTCAGGAATGGGGTGAAAAGAAAATCGGTTTGGGTGTTTTTTACGAAGAGACTAAGCAACCTTCATATGAGGCTCAAATTCCTCAAATTGCCGAGCAGCCTTTGGTCAGCTCTGAACCTGAAAAAAGAGATATATCAGCTGAATTTATTAAGTATCAATAAGTTTTATAAAGGTATTTCGCTACCCTTCCCACTTATGGGTGGGAGGTGTTTATTTTATGAATAAAGGAATTCAACTAGCTTTTATTACCGCTTTTGTATCTGGTGTGTCTATTTTTATTAATAAGTTTGCCGTGGGTGCTATCACTCCACCTTTAGTTTTTACCGCTACTAAAAATGTTGGAGTTGGCCTTGTTATTATTGCGCTTTTGATTTTCAGCCGCAAAATCAGTCAATTAAAATCACTGAGCAAGCAACAAATTAAACAATTGGTTTTAATTGGAATTATTGGTGGTAGCATTCCTTTTTACCTGTTCTTTACCGGCCTATCACAAATCCCGGCTATCAATGCGGCTTTAATTCATAAAACTTTAGTTCTTTGGGTAGCTTTGTTTGGTTTGCGTTTTTTAAAAGAAAACATTTCTTATCTTCAGCTGGGAGCTATCTTTTTATTATTTGCCAGCAATGCATTAGTCGGTGGTTTTAGCGGTTTAAGTTTTTCAACCGGCGAGCTCATGATTTTAGCAGCTACTCTTTTTTGGGCCGTTGAAAATATCATAGCTAAAAAAGCTTTGAAAACTCTTGATCCGGATTTATTGACCGGAGCTCGAATGGGTTTTGGTAGCTTAATTTTACTGGCCTTTTCTTTTATTTTTTATCCCCAAAGTGTAGCTCAAGTTTTTAGCCTGACTGGTACACAATACTTCTGGCTAGGCGCTACTGCTCTAACGCTTTTGGCTTATGTGATGACTTGGTATCGAGCTTTAAAATATGCCCCAGCTACTTTAGTCACTACTGTTTTAGTAGCTTCTACTTTGGTAACTAATGTGCTGTCAGCAATTTTTATTACCCACAATTTTAGCTGGGAACTGTGGCTTCAGTCTGGACTAATGGTTTTGGGAATTGCAGTGTTTGTTTCGGAGATGAGGAAAACTAATCTTCCCCTTCTGGCAAATAACTGATTGGTGTTGCTTTTTCCAAAATGTAATTCAAAGATCCCAAGTTTTTGTTGTCTAAATTATAAAGTTTCTTTTGCCAGTTTTTATTGGACGTGTGGGCAGCGACAATTTTCCCAAAAAATACGAGGTGATCTCCAATTTTGACTGTTTTTACAACCTTGCACTCATAACAAGCAATGCTCGCATCAATAAGAGGTGTTTTGATTTTACTAGCTGGTAGGAGTTTAAACTTAGTTTCTTTAGTTTTATCAACTTTCCAACCGTGAACTGAACCACAATACAAAACATCATTAGCTTGTTCAAGCGAGGGTAAGCAAAGAACATATTCTTTGCTTTGTTTAATTACTTTGCTAGAGAAGTGTTTTTCATAAAGCCCAACTACCCAAATTTTTGGGTCATGGGAAATAATTGAAAAATAGCCAACAGGACAAAAATTAACTCTTCCCTTAGGTTCTTTGCTAACAACCAAAGCTAATGGTTCTGGGAAAAATTTTTGCAGAGCAAGTTTGATTGAGGTTTTTTTGAGCATAATATTTTAAATAGATTTTACTAATTTCTCTGTCCACAGCTGTAAATTTTCAATTTCTTGTTTATTTAGTTTTTTGGCTACCCAACCCCAATGCACTGCTACCTGATCCCCTGTGTGTATATCAGACACTAGTTTTTTATTCCAATCTACTATTTCAGCTTTACTAATTAGTTGATAGTTATTTCTAGTCTTTCTTAAGCTTTGAGTTTTAACTTTTAGTTTTAACTTTTTCGCTTTTACTTTTTCGCTAACCACTCCCCACCGGATCATACATTGATTGATTGATTTGAGATTAAAGGGCACGCTGCCGCTGGTTCTTCCTACTCCCACATGAAGAATGTTAAAAAGATGGATGGGAATAAAAGCCTTGGGCTGTTTTTTACTGATTTCTTTGAGCAGCCAATCAGGTACACCTTGCTTAGCCAGATATTTAAGCAAAATTTGATAATGTTTGGGTTTGAATTTTTTAAGTAAATCATTGCCTAGCCAGTAAGCCTCAATAACTTGATAAGAAAAGGGGTCTAAACCAGTCACCTCTGCAATCGTTTGTAAGTAAGGGTTTAAGACGATAAACTTTTTAATCTCTGTTTCTACTCCTTTGCAATCACCGGCAATCATACACTTTTGAAATTTAGCTGGGGCGCAGTCTCGGCCACAATAACCCAGTTGATTAGGTTGTAAGGCAAAGTGAGCGCAAAGCTGTAAGGCTTTAGTATCCATAGTCAACATACTAAGCCATTGTCTTGGTAAAATAAAGCATGATTATTTACCTTTTTGGCAACCAAGATTATGAACCAGATAGCTTAGCTTTTACTGCTGCTAAAAAACTCAAAAAGATTTTCCCAAAAATACAATTTGTAACTATTAAACCCAATGAAGATTTACCGTTTGTGAGCCAAAAACAGATAGTTATTATGGATGTGATTGAAGGATTAAAGCAGCCTCAACTCGTAACTCAAGCTGATTTGGAAAAACTGCAATTGCCTCCCCGTTTCACGGCTCACGATTTTGATCTTGGTTTTCAGCTTAAGTATTTACAAAAATTGGGCAAAATTGGCCAGGTTTTTATCATTGGTTTACCAATAAATCAAAAACTAAATTATCAGAAAATAGAAAAGCTTGTTGCAAAGCTTCTAGCTTAAAACAACCTCAAGCAGTTCAGGAAAAATATCTGTTTTCATTTCCTCGAAGCTAAAATGACCCTTGTCTTTACATTGATGAAAAATAGTTTTTGAAAACATAGCTTTAATTGTTTCTACTGACTCTCTAACTCCGTCAACTGTTTCATCTTCTGAAATAAAAACGTGCATCTCTACAACTCTTTTCTCTAAATTAGGATCAATAGTAAAAGTAAGAAAAGGAGCTTTTATTTTTTTGGGGTCAAGCCAGGGAGCTACTAAAATCAATTTATTAATGCAAGCTTGGTTTTCACTTAGCCAACGAAGCAAAAAACCAGCTCCACAACTATGAGCCACTAAAATAGTTTTTTCATTGATATCAAATTTTTCAAATACCTGACACCACTTTTCATAACTTGGCTTATAAGGTTCTGGCATTTCTGGAGTTTGGGTAAAAATACCATTGATAAGAAGTTGTTTTTGCAACCAAGGTATCCAATGGCTATTTGATGAAGAAGGGTATTGATTACTGAAATATTCAGCCTCATCACAGCAACCATGAAGAATTACTGCACTTTTCATATCAGCATTATAACAATAAATGTATAGGGAAACTTATTTTTTACCTTTTTTCTCAATCCACTTGATCTTTAAAAAGTTGGTAGCACATGACATACAAGGATCGTAAGCTCTGATAATTTTTTCTGTTTCGTATTTAAGCTCATCCTGAGACTTAGTAGCAATATTATCATTAAAGTATTTTTTCAGGTCATTTTCCATATTGATCTGGTTTTGAGAGGTCGGCACGATCACATCACAGTCAGTGATGATTCCTTTATCATCTGTTTTGACCATGTGATACAAAATTCCTCGTGGGGCTTCGACTACCCCCACTCCAATCCCAGCTTTAGGCGTAAAAGCTATTGGTTTTTCATCTTTTATTTGGATAGTTTTTAAAATATCAATGGCTTCATCTACACAGTGTAAAATTTCTACTGCTTGAGCCAGGTTATTATCATAAATATTATTAGACGGGAAAAAGCCTAAATACTCACTAATATCTGCTTTAGTTCGAGGATGGAGCTGATCTAAATTGATATTGACTCGAGCTAGTGAACCAACTAAATAGTCTTCATGGGTATCACTAAAAACGTAGCCTTCGGATTGAGAATAAGGAATGACGACTGAGCGCAAGAAGTCATGAAATTGAGATTCTGGAACTTTGCGACCATCTGTATTGACAATCTCCCCTTCCAAAAAATCAAAGCGATTGGGGTTGCGTAAACACATATAATCACTATTTCTAATCAAAGAAGCATCCCAATCATAAAATAGTTTAATGCCACGAATAACTTGTGGCCGGATTTTTTCGAGTCGGTCGACTAGCTCTGGGAAAACTTTAGGATCAGGGTTTTTCAAAAAACCACCTACTGTTGGCAATGGCGCATGAATGGCTGCCCCAATAATGGCATTGGAAATATCCGTGCCCAGTTTTTTAATATCAAATGAATCATGTAGGAGTTGGTGTCCAAAATTGTCAGGATCTTCGGGAATATCCAAAATTGAATCAATTCCTAAAACATCAGGCAGTACAAAAAAATACAGGTGCAACGCATGATCGCGGATCATTAAAGCATCGTAGGCTAGCTGGCGTAAAATCCGAGTTTGTTCTGAAATTTGAATACCTTGAGATTTTTCGCAAGCTTCTAGTGAGGCAAAGAGATGAGAGACAGAACAGGTACCACAAATCCGGGACAAAAAA comes from Candidatus Beckwithbacteria bacterium and encodes:
- a CDS encoding 2-oxoacid ferredoxin oxidoreductase (catalyzes the coenzyme A-dependent decarboxylation of 2-oxoacids, such as pyruvate and 2-oxoglutarate), yielding MNPADLNTPIQPNFCPGCGNFGIMAAFKAAAAKEGWDSSNTALTAGIGCHGHILNFTHITGFEGLHGRSVPLATGIKLANKDLNVFAFCGDGDCLGEGGDHYIHVCRRNHDITIILHDNAIYGLTTGQTSPASPHGFVSKSTPDGNLDWPFNPLILAIGAGATFVARGFSNDLQQLTELIIKANNHRGIAIVDILQPCITFNSKAFPLNFYQENTYYLPESYDSTDKEAAFAKAQEWGEKKIGLGVFYEETKQPSYEAQIPQIAEQPLVSSEPEKRDISAEFIKYQ
- a CDS encoding DMT family transporter, producing the protein MNKGIQLAFITAFVSGVSIFINKFAVGAITPPLVFTATKNVGVGLVIIALLIFSRKISQLKSLSKQQIKQLVLIGIIGGSIPFYLFFTGLSQIPAINAALIHKTLVLWVALFGLRFLKENISYLQLGAIFLLFASNALVGGFSGLSFSTGELMILAATLFWAVENIIAKKALKTLDPDLLTGARMGFGSLILLAFSFIFYPQSVAQVFSLTGTQYFWLGATALTLLAYVMTWYRALKYAPATLVTTVLVASTLVTNVLSAIFITHNFSWELWLQSGLMVLGIAVFVSEMRKTNLPLLANN
- a CDS encoding flavin reductase family protein, with translation MLKKTSIKLALQKFFPEPLALVVSKEPKGRVNFCPVGYFSIISHDPKIWVVGLYEKHFSSKVIKQSKEYVLCLPSLEQANDVLYCGSVHGWKVDKTKETKFKLLPASKIKTPLIDASIACYECKVVKTVKIGDHLVFFGKIVAAHTSNKNWQKKLYNLDNKNLGSLNYILEKATPISYLPEGED
- a CDS encoding Ni/Fe hydrogenase subunit alpha produces the protein MHSGDITIDSITKVEGSAGLEVKVADGQVTDLRFVIRDYRRFYTQAVKGKPLVSVPAFLSRICGTCSVSHLFASLEACEKSQGIQISEQTRILRQLAYDALMIRDHALHLYFFVLPDVLGIDSILDIPEDPDNFGHQLLHDSFDIKKLGTDISNAIIGAAIHAPLPTVGGFLKNPDPKVFPELVDRLEKIRPQVIRGIKLFYDWDASLIRNSDYMCLRNPNRFDFLEGEIVNTDGRKVPESQFHDFLRSVVIPYSQSEGYVFSDTHEDYLVGSLARVNINLDQLHPRTKADISEYLGFFPSNNIYDNNLAQAVEILHCVDEAIDILKTIQIKDEKPIAFTPKAGIGVGVVEAPRGILYHMVKTDDKGIITDCDVIVPTSQNQINMENDLKKYFNDNIATKSQDELKYETEKIIRAYDPCMSCATNFLKIKWIEKKGKK
- a CDS encoding 2-oxoacid:acceptor oxidoreductase subunit alpha is translated as TEYPSLVRGGHNVMQVSISPEKVTSAFQPTNLLVALNQDTIDFHFEELTDDAILLFDKDKNLDTSKVKSSVKLCPVPLSQIVKDLGGPEIMSNTVALGASLALMGGDLKHLKDLITEEFGHKKAEVIELNHKGVEQGYDYAAKEYKNCCGKVLEPRASQEKLMVVNGNQTAAFGAIAAGLQFAAIYPMTPTSNILHTLAPLQEKYDFIYKQPEDEIAAINMALGAAHAGARSMVATSGGGFCLMSETYGLAGLSETPVVIVEGMRGAPATGIPTWTEQGDLKMVVSAHQGDFPRIVLAAGDGQETFELTMKAFNLADKYQTPVILIIDKHICENDESYPAFDYSSWQLDRGKFTREKMENFKRFALSDDGISLRSAAGTGNYYLANSDEHDEIGYSNEEIDNRNAQMKKRMTKLQTCIKEDMEEPKLYGPQEADITLVSWGSNKGAILETLKDFPNVNFLHLTWVSPFPTEAVKRHLDKAKYVINIECNYSAQMASIIREKTGIEILDHLLKYDGRPIYPEEIAAKITSVLKK